A region from the Lycium barbarum isolate Lr01 chromosome 8, ASM1917538v2, whole genome shotgun sequence genome encodes:
- the LOC132607173 gene encoding growth-regulating factor 3-like, which translates to MDFNLKQWRNNESENQESPAKLPRLHLDFHSVSAELPLFVSEPTTTTTTTKFLSDSTATATTKFPRMGSGYFSLAQWQELELQALIFRHFIAGAPVPHELLHLVKKSIITSSAPSYYFSNPYQQYPHYQQALMQSGYWGRAGMDPEPGRCRRTDGKKWRCSRDVVAGQKYCERHVHRGRSRSRKPVEIPTPVSNGANKNTTTTVSHQAFAKMAGHAAAPHFSLSGHSPTMDALHLNQRPSESTKKGPPLEAQKDVSGSDGKLSNGQILRHFFDDWPRQQQLQEGDNAATSLSISMPGGGNPSSDFSLKLSTGNDYDSGPQQVRNVERSTWRTSHQVASMGGPLAEALRSSTTSLSPTSVLHQLARGSTSEASYIST; encoded by the exons atggaCTTCAATCTGAAGCAATGGAGAAACAATGAGTCAGAAAATCAAGAATCACCAGCAAAGTTACCAAGACTTCACCTTGACTTTCACTCTGTTTCTGCTGAACTTCCATTGTTTGTATCtgaaccaacaacaacaactactacaaCCAAATTTTTGTCAGATTCAACAGCCACTGCCACCACCAAATTTCCCA ggATGGGGAGTGGTTACTTCAGCTTGGCCCAGTGGCAGGAACTTGAACTACAGGCTTTGATTTTTAGGCATTTTATAGCTGGTGCACCTGTTCCTCATGAACTTCTTCATCTTGTTAAGAAAAGTATTATTACTTCTTCTGCTCCTTCATATTACTTTTCCAATCCATATCAACAGTATCCTCACTACCAACAAGCTT TGATGCAGTCAGGGTACTGGGGAAGAGCAGGGATGGATCCAGAACCAGGGAGGTGTAGGaggacagatgggaagaaatgGAGGTGTTCAAGGGATGTAGTGGCTGGCCAGAAGTACTGCGAGCGCCACGTTCACCGTGGCCGCAGCCGTTCAAGAAAGCCTGTGGAAATTCCCACACCTGTTAGTAATGGTGCTAATAAAAACACCACCACCACTGTTTCTCATCAAGCCTTTGCAAAAATGGCTGGTCATGCTGCTGCTCCTCATTTTTCTCTATCTGGACATTCACCTACAATGGATGCTCTTCATCTCAATCAAAG GCCATCTGAGTCCACCAAAAAGGGTCCACCACTAGAAGCCCAAAAAGATGTATCTGGTAGTGATGGTAAATTATCCAATGGCCAAATCCTACGCCATTTCTTTGATGATTGGCCTAGACAACAACAACTTCAAGAAGGTGACAATGCTGCCACCAGCCTGTCCATTTCAATGCCTGGTGGGGGTAACCCCTCGTCCGACTTCTCGTTGAAGCTCTCGACCGGTAATGACTATGACTCGGGCCCTCAGCAAGTCAGGAATGTTGAACGGTCTACATGGAGGACGAGTCACCAAGTGGCCTCGATGGGCGGGCCACTTGCTGAGGCCTTAAGGTCATCAACGACTAGCTTGTCCCCGACAAGTGTGTTGCATCAATTGGCACGAGGTAGCACGTCGGAGGCCAGTTATATTAGCACTTGA